Proteins from a single region of Leucoraja erinacea ecotype New England chromosome 25, Leri_hhj_1, whole genome shotgun sequence:
- the LOC129709075 gene encoding immunoglobulin lambda-1 light chain-like — MSCWVRVVYALAFSAVCINAEVTLNQPPSRSTSPGQNEQIPCTMSGDSLGSTNVYWYQQIFGKAPRHLLYFWSGSSIYRASGVPERFSGSVSGNTATLTISNVQSEDAADYYCTVWKDAVIFGKGTRLGIGNPRAPTVSVLRPSAEEITGKNTATLVCLVSGFNPGAVNIDWTVDGRARSDGVETSRIQQEKDNTFSASSYLTLPATVWNSHELYSCVVKHETQANPLTTNIAKSTCM, encoded by the exons ATGTCTTGCTGGGTCCGTGTAGTCTATGCATTAGCGTTTTCCGCAGTTT GTATAAACGCGGAGGTTACACTAAATCAACCGCCTTCACGGTCCACGTCTCCGGGGCAGAACGAGCAAATACCCTGTACCATGTCTGGCGACAGTTTAGGTAGTACCAATGTTTACTGGTACCAACAGATTTTTGGAAAAGCGCCGCGGCATCTGCTCTACTTTTGGTCGGGCAGCAGCATTTACAGAGCTTCGGGAGTTCCTGAACGTTTCTCCGGATCAGTGTCAGGCAACACTGCAACATTGACAATATCGAACGTGCAGTCGGAGGACGCTGCTGACTACTACTGTACCGTGTGGAAAGATGCTGTAATCTTCGGCAAAGGAACGAGGCTGGGTATTGGCA ACCCACGCGCCCCCACAGTGTCCGTTCTCCGACCGTCAGCGGAGGAAATCACGGGAAAGAACACGGCCACCCTGGTGTGTTTGGTGAGTGGGTTTAATCCGGGCGCTGTGAACATTGACTGGACCGTGGACGGCAGGGCGAGAAGTGACGGCGTTGAGACCAGCCGAATCCAACAGGAGAAGGACAACACGTTCAGTGCGAGCAGTTACCTGACTCTGCCAGCCACAGTCTGGAACTCACACGAGCTTTACTCTTGTGTGGTTAAACACGAGACTCAGGCTAACCCGCTGACGACAAACATCGCCAAGTCCACCTGCATGTAA